The following coding sequences lie in one Rhizobium sp. ZPR4 genomic window:
- a CDS encoding class 1 fructose-bisphosphatase, with product MMTFEAYLDAHKGTLLNEDMVVILSNIAEATRRISDKLRSSSLSGLTGATDAINVQGEAQKPLDILSNEIMLEACRKSPAVAFAVSEELDAEVLIHPDGGYAMIFDPLDGSSNLDVNVTVGTIFSIIEASSATEILKNGRSQLAAGYAAYGPQTNLVLAIGNGVQIFTLDQHGVYVMTTADARISPETKEFAINAARRPSWDDVITEYVDESIETPGYNMRWVGSMVADTHRIFNRGGIFLYPADRSKPASGGRLRLLYEANPIGFLVEAAGGSAIAGKTAILDIEPTSLHQRVPVIFGSRHEVAKIGQAYCVERTIETA from the coding sequence ATGATGACATTCGAAGCATATCTCGATGCTCATAAGGGAACATTGCTGAATGAGGACATGGTCGTCATCCTCAGCAATATTGCCGAAGCTACCCGGCGGATTTCGGACAAGCTCAGAAGCTCGTCATTGTCAGGCCTGACGGGCGCAACCGATGCCATCAACGTCCAGGGTGAGGCGCAGAAGCCGCTCGATATACTTTCCAACGAGATCATGCTCGAGGCATGCCGTAAATCGCCGGCAGTTGCTTTCGCGGTATCGGAAGAACTCGACGCCGAAGTGCTCATTCATCCCGATGGCGGATATGCGATGATCTTCGACCCCCTTGATGGATCGTCCAACCTCGATGTCAACGTAACGGTCGGAACGATCTTTTCCATCATCGAGGCTAGCTCCGCGACCGAAATTCTGAAAAACGGCCGCAGTCAGCTGGCTGCGGGATACGCCGCTTACGGCCCACAAACCAATCTGGTACTTGCGATCGGAAATGGCGTACAGATTTTCACGCTCGACCAACACGGCGTCTACGTGATGACGACTGCGGATGCCAGGATCTCCCCGGAAACCAAGGAGTTTGCGATCAACGCGGCACGCCGTCCGTCCTGGGACGACGTCATTACCGAATATGTCGACGAGTCGATCGAAACTCCGGGATATAATATGCGCTGGGTCGGTTCGATGGTTGCCGACACACATCGCATCTTCAACCGCGGCGGAATTTTTCTCTATCCCGCCGATCGAAGCAAACCTGCTTCCGGCGGCCGCCTGCGTCTACTTTATGAGGCCAATCCGATCGGCTTTCTGGTCGAAGCTGCTGGCGGTTCCGCCATTGCCGGGAAGACCGCGATCCTCGACATCGAACCAACATCGCTCCATCAGCGGGTTCCGGTGATTTTCGGTTCGCGCCACGAGGTCGCAAAGATCGGCCAGGCGTATTGCGTCGAGCGGACGATCGAGACGGCGTAG
- a CDS encoding DUF5939 domain-containing protein produces MIDEKKLEERLVVVEAAKSWSPRVVSRLETLLRSGTDEALYRINPIEFAKEKSIAEAEGIDLFLHACMAGLFDMDWLLVCPMCSDVVESFRSLRKLHTHFHCHLCQSDYDAALDDYITVTFTVSPAVRSIRFHQPDTLSAWDYVFHYKLTSGGVMPDGVPWSETAKQLVRVLTRIEPGSTINLEVDATEGALLGQDFESDAQFFFPVEKGAGSTQPHVPVMLDRGKCVAAAASIAPGKVIFEVRNAGKLPVVFGILQLPSATFQRERLQFGPSLSGKRLLTTQTFRDFFRSEVISATEGIAVLDVTLVFTDLKGSTALYERIGDLNAYIQVQRHFQHLLDATVRHNGAVTKTIGDAVMAAFLTSADAVQAALDMREAVDQLNRDRPQRDFVLKIGVHRGAAIAVTLNERLDYFGQTVNIAARVQNLADGDEICITEEVYRAPAVAEIIAPYPLAKNEAELKGVSKAMSIYHLARMES; encoded by the coding sequence ATGATCGACGAAAAGAAACTTGAAGAGCGCCTGGTCGTGGTCGAAGCGGCCAAATCCTGGAGCCCACGCGTCGTCTCGCGGCTGGAGACGCTGCTGCGCTCGGGTACGGACGAGGCGCTTTATCGCATCAATCCGATTGAATTTGCCAAGGAAAAGTCGATTGCCGAGGCTGAAGGGATCGATCTTTTCCTCCATGCATGCATGGCCGGACTATTCGATATGGACTGGCTGCTTGTGTGCCCGATGTGCTCGGACGTTGTCGAGAGCTTCCGGAGCCTGCGCAAACTGCACACGCATTTTCATTGCCACCTCTGTCAAAGCGACTACGACGCCGCGCTGGATGACTACATCACAGTGACATTTACGGTTTCGCCCGCCGTGCGCAGCATCCGCTTTCATCAACCGGATACGCTTTCGGCCTGGGACTACGTCTTCCATTATAAACTGACGTCGGGCGGCGTCATGCCGGATGGCGTGCCGTGGAGCGAGACTGCCAAACAGCTGGTGAGGGTGCTCACCCGCATAGAGCCGGGTTCCACAATCAATCTTGAAGTTGATGCCACTGAAGGCGCGCTCCTGGGCCAGGATTTCGAAAGCGACGCTCAATTTTTCTTCCCCGTCGAAAAGGGAGCGGGTTCGACGCAACCCCATGTGCCGGTCATGCTTGACCGCGGCAAATGCGTGGCCGCCGCGGCAAGCATCGCGCCCGGCAAGGTCATATTCGAAGTTCGTAACGCAGGTAAGCTGCCGGTGGTATTCGGCATCCTGCAGCTTCCGTCGGCGACGTTTCAGCGCGAAAGGCTTCAATTCGGGCCGTCCCTGTCCGGCAAGCGACTGCTGACGACGCAAACCTTTCGCGACTTCTTTCGCTCGGAGGTAATCAGCGCGACTGAGGGCATTGCGGTCCTCGACGTTACCCTCGTATTCACCGATCTCAAGGGCTCTACGGCGCTCTACGAGCGGATAGGCGACCTTAACGCCTATATTCAGGTGCAGCGGCACTTTCAGCATCTTCTCGACGCCACTGTTCGGCACAATGGCGCAGTTACCAAGACGATCGGCGACGCGGTAATGGCGGCGTTCTTGACTTCGGCCGATGCGGTGCAGGCAGCACTTGATATGCGCGAGGCCGTCGATCAGCTCAACCGGGACCGCCCGCAACGTGATTTCGTCCTTAAGATCGGCGTGCATCGAGGTGCCGCGATCGCGGTCACGCTCAACGAGCGGCTCGATTATTTTGGTCAGACGGTGAACATAGCGGCGCGGGTGCAGAACCTTGCGGATGGCGACGAGATTTGCATTACGGAAGAGGTGTATCGTGCGCCGGCTGTGGCGGAAATTATTGCGCCCTACCCGCTCGCAAAAAACGAGGCGGAACTCAAGGGCGTCAGTAAGGCCATGTCGATCTATCATTTAGCCCGGATGGAATCCTAG
- a CDS encoding LysR substrate-binding domain-containing protein: protein MRNLTRLKSLQALEAAARHGSFVGASTELDVTPPAVGQLVRSLEDWVGYPLFKRTRSGTERLTPVEEAQDALDDIAQGLDLLESGLQKLRGRKARSVVVVTASQALVANWLLSRLEDFSASHPNIDVRLDVSDRVIDLSQGEADIGIRCGLGSWKGVKSTFLMAEEIIAVCHNKLLPPDQEVTAGWIAEQTLIHDGTPHPGGDFPTWSEWLARSGANQPLADGGLKINSTAAVIQAAVTARGVALVRKALVAQELESGRLVHLMPEIRWPVKWAYYVVASAKALRRYEVSAFHDWLASRHAASSAL from the coding sequence ATGAGAAACCTCACCAGATTGAAATCGCTGCAGGCACTGGAAGCAGCCGCAAGGCACGGAAGTTTCGTTGGTGCGTCCACAGAGCTCGATGTCACGCCACCGGCTGTCGGGCAGCTTGTCCGTTCCCTGGAAGACTGGGTCGGCTATCCGTTGTTCAAACGAACCCGCTCTGGTACGGAACGGCTGACGCCCGTCGAGGAGGCGCAGGACGCGCTCGACGATATCGCTCAGGGATTGGACCTGCTTGAGTCCGGGCTGCAGAAATTGCGAGGTCGCAAGGCTCGTTCAGTCGTGGTGGTGACGGCATCGCAGGCGCTCGTCGCCAACTGGCTTCTCTCAAGACTCGAGGATTTTTCGGCGAGCCATCCCAACATCGACGTTCGGCTCGACGTCTCGGATCGGGTGATCGACCTCTCGCAGGGAGAGGCCGATATCGGTATCCGATGCGGGCTCGGCTCATGGAAAGGCGTGAAGTCCACCTTCCTCATGGCGGAGGAGATCATCGCCGTCTGCCATAACAAGCTCCTGCCTCCGGACCAGGAAGTCACAGCCGGATGGATCGCCGAGCAGACCCTTATCCACGATGGGACGCCGCACCCGGGCGGGGACTTTCCGACCTGGAGTGAATGGCTCGCCCGATCCGGCGCCAATCAACCTCTGGCAGATGGGGGATTGAAGATCAACTCGACCGCGGCCGTCATTCAGGCCGCCGTGACCGCGCGGGGCGTGGCCCTCGTTCGCAAGGCACTCGTCGCCCAGGAACTGGAAAGCGGCCGTCTCGTCCATCTCATGCCGGAAATCCGCTGGCCGGTAAAATGGGCCTATTACGTGGTCGCATCTGCGAAGGCTCTGCGCCGATACGAGGTGAGTGCATTCCATGATTGGCTGGCTAGCCGCCACGCGGCATCATCAGCCTTGTAG
- a CDS encoding SDR family oxidoreductase: MVLEGKNALVTGGSSGIGLAAARLLRGNGARVAITGRSQGRLEQAATELGGDVVAIQADVTSAADLARMKNEVEQAFGSLDILFVNAGVALGTPLATTDETTYDKIMDANVKGAFFTVQAVLPLIREGGSIILNTSWLNQVGTPGRAILSASKAAVRSFARTMSAELLDRKIRVNAISPGSIETPIHRGNNQTEEEFRAYADRVGAQVPVGRMGRPDEIAAAVLFLASDASSYMLGAEMVIDGGRSEL, encoded by the coding sequence ATGGTTCTCGAAGGAAAGAACGCGCTGGTGACCGGGGGATCGAGCGGAATTGGACTTGCTGCTGCCCGCTTGCTGCGAGGCAACGGCGCGCGTGTCGCCATCACCGGACGCTCACAAGGAAGGCTGGAGCAGGCAGCAACGGAACTCGGCGGCGACGTCGTCGCGATCCAGGCCGATGTCACCTCGGCTGCCGATCTCGCCCGGATGAAAAACGAAGTCGAGCAGGCCTTCGGCTCTCTGGACATCCTGTTCGTCAACGCCGGCGTCGCACTCGGCACGCCTTTGGCGACCACAGACGAAACGACCTACGACAAGATCATGGATGCCAATGTGAAGGGCGCATTCTTCACCGTGCAAGCTGTGCTGCCTCTTATTCGCGAGGGCGGCTCGATCATCCTCAACACGTCTTGGCTAAACCAGGTGGGGACCCCTGGCCGGGCGATCCTGTCCGCTTCGAAGGCGGCCGTCCGCTCTTTTGCGCGGACGATGTCGGCCGAGCTGCTCGATCGCAAGATCCGCGTCAATGCGATTAGTCCCGGCTCGATCGAAACACCGATCCATCGTGGAAACAATCAGACCGAGGAAGAGTTTCGCGCCTATGCGGATCGTGTCGGCGCGCAAGTGCCGGTCGGACGCATGGGACGACCGGACGAGATCGCCGCCGCAGTCCTCTTCCTTGCCAGCGACGCCTCCAGCTACATGCTCGGCGCGGAGATGGTCATCGATGGCGGCAGATCGGAGCTCTGA
- a CDS encoding cupin domain-containing protein — protein sequence MLLNEDLTKRTLVHAATLEWVPSPAKGVDRRMLFRIGDEKARATSIVRYAPESSFSHHQHPGGEEFLVLDGVFQDESGDFPAGTYVRNPPGSGHAPRSDGGCTILVKLWQFKAADRERIVRLPGEGQATTPRSGVISSTVLFEGSNERVVMEEWQAGADVEVANPEGLELFVIDGGFTESGDALDPWSWLRLPAGLKLHAKASPLGARVWYKSAPLLHEDVQVFDAPPPEGPNR from the coding sequence ATGCTATTGAACGAAGATCTCACCAAGCGCACGCTCGTCCATGCTGCCACACTCGAATGGGTACCCAGCCCCGCCAAGGGTGTCGACCGGCGAATGCTGTTTCGGATCGGCGATGAGAAAGCCCGCGCAACGTCCATCGTTCGCTACGCGCCGGAGAGCAGCTTTTCGCACCACCAGCATCCCGGCGGCGAGGAGTTTCTCGTCCTTGACGGCGTGTTCCAGGATGAGAGCGGCGATTTTCCAGCCGGCACCTACGTGCGCAATCCGCCCGGAAGCGGACATGCTCCCAGGAGTGATGGCGGCTGCACCATCCTCGTCAAGCTTTGGCAGTTCAAGGCGGCCGACCGTGAACGCATCGTCAGGCTGCCCGGTGAAGGTCAGGCAACCACTCCTCGCTCAGGTGTCATTTCGTCGACCGTCCTCTTCGAGGGCTCGAATGAACGCGTCGTGATGGAGGAATGGCAGGCAGGCGCCGATGTAGAGGTCGCCAATCCTGAGGGATTGGAGCTGTTCGTCATCGACGGCGGTTTCACCGAAAGCGGCGACGCTCTCGATCCCTGGAGCTGGCTGCGCCTTCCGGCAGGGCTGAAGCTTCACGCCAAGGCCAGCCCTCTGGGCGCGCGCGTTTGGTACAAGTCCGCCCCACTTCTGCACGAAGACGTCCAGGTATTCGATGCGCCGCCTCCGGAGGGGCCAAATAGATGA
- a CDS encoding NAD(P)/FAD-dependent oxidoreductase, whose protein sequence is MKTSKVAVIGAGLSGLYTAQALHSAGVDVTLIEGRDRLGGRILTVGDDGKPSEDGFDLGPSWYWPLMQPAMAIFIDELDLRSFPQHSAGDVVFERMSREKPQRYSPAMQDQQSMRLAGGTGAAVRALARRLPAERILLGMKVTAMALKGDGVELSLQTKDGGTESLNADRVVAALPPRLLEATVTFAPPQYPDIATRWRETPTWMAPHAKFFAIYDEAFWRANALSGTAQSMVGPLVEIHDATSASGRPALFGFLGVGAEARATIDKETLELACIAQLTRLFGPEAQAPRATVFKDWATDPFTATDADRTGGTHPMPGSPQWVAGPWEDRLLMAGSETSPSEPGYLAGAVVAAKRAVADILSRMELK, encoded by the coding sequence ATGAAGACCTCCAAGGTAGCCGTGATAGGCGCCGGGCTTTCGGGCCTTTATACGGCGCAAGCGCTTCATTCGGCGGGCGTTGACGTCACTCTCATCGAGGGCCGTGACCGGCTTGGCGGCCGGATCCTGACCGTTGGCGACGATGGGAAGCCGTCGGAAGATGGCTTCGATCTCGGCCCGTCCTGGTATTGGCCTTTGATGCAGCCGGCGATGGCGATCTTCATCGACGAGCTCGATCTGCGGTCCTTCCCTCAGCACAGCGCAGGCGACGTGGTTTTCGAGCGCATGTCGCGCGAAAAGCCGCAGAGATATTCGCCCGCAATGCAGGACCAGCAATCGATGCGGCTCGCTGGCGGCACGGGCGCCGCCGTGCGGGCGCTGGCAAGGCGGCTGCCGGCCGAGCGTATTCTTCTTGGAATGAAGGTGACGGCGATGGCGCTGAAGGGCGATGGCGTCGAGCTGTCGCTGCAAACGAAAGATGGCGGGACAGAGAGCCTCAATGCCGATCGCGTGGTCGCCGCCCTGCCCCCACGGCTCCTCGAGGCGACCGTCACCTTCGCACCGCCTCAATATCCCGACATTGCTACCCGCTGGCGCGAGACTCCAACATGGATGGCTCCGCACGCGAAGTTCTTCGCCATCTACGACGAGGCGTTCTGGCGGGCGAATGCACTTTCCGGAACAGCCCAGAGCATGGTCGGCCCCCTCGTCGAAATTCATGATGCGACCTCTGCCTCAGGTCGGCCTGCACTCTTCGGTTTTCTCGGCGTAGGCGCCGAAGCACGGGCGACAATCGATAAGGAAACACTGGAGCTTGCATGCATCGCGCAGTTGACCAGGCTGTTCGGGCCTGAGGCGCAGGCACCGCGAGCGACCGTCTTCAAGGACTGGGCGACAGATCCGTTCACGGCCACCGACGCAGATCGAACGGGCGGCACGCATCCCATGCCGGGAAGCCCGCAATGGGTCGCCGGCCCCTGGGAAGACCGTCTGCTGATGGCGGGAAGTGAAACCAGTCCTTCCGAGCCCGGATATCTCGCAGGTGCTGTTGTGGCCGCCAAACGTGCGGTCGCCGACATCCTCTCGCGAATGGAATTGAAATGA
- a CDS encoding MFS transporter, with amino-acid sequence MNIAHKEPVDTSAGKRNAWILTVAQAFGGANAPIVISLGGLVGQHLSPDPGLITLPVSLLNLGLALGTLPAAYVMRRFGRRRGYLFGTMIGMISGLVAATGIILSSFVVFCLGTCMAGFYSSYVQSYRFAAADNATGVEVQKAIARVMVGGLIAAIIGPQLVIWTRDAVPGTAFAGSFISQAMLAALAFPVLWHLRASSSQKSKAATDAVERPLHRILTSPRYLLAIASGVVSYGLMTFVMTASPVAMVGHGHSIDQAALGIQWHILAMYGPSFITGRLMVRFGKERVAAVGLLLIGCSAAVALSGFDIAHFWVSLVLLGIGWNFGFIGATSMVADCHTPAERSKVQGANDFLVFGTVACASFFSGSLLHSSGWETINWIVLPAVALVLVPLVWRGASDGGR; translated from the coding sequence ATGAACATCGCACATAAGGAACCGGTCGATACAAGCGCTGGCAAACGCAATGCATGGATCCTCACAGTGGCTCAGGCGTTCGGTGGAGCAAACGCCCCTATCGTCATTTCGCTCGGAGGTCTCGTCGGACAGCATCTGTCCCCCGATCCTGGCCTCATCACCCTGCCGGTAAGCTTGCTCAATCTCGGCCTTGCACTCGGAACGCTGCCGGCCGCCTATGTCATGCGCCGGTTCGGGCGAAGGCGCGGATATCTTTTCGGAACGATGATCGGAATGATCTCAGGCCTGGTCGCCGCGACAGGCATCATCCTCTCGAGTTTCGTCGTGTTCTGCCTCGGAACCTGCATGGCCGGTTTCTACTCCTCCTACGTCCAGAGCTACCGGTTTGCGGCGGCAGACAACGCGACTGGCGTGGAAGTGCAGAAGGCGATCGCTCGCGTCATGGTCGGTGGCCTGATCGCCGCCATCATCGGCCCGCAACTCGTCATCTGGACCAGGGATGCGGTTCCCGGCACAGCGTTCGCCGGCAGCTTTATCAGCCAGGCGATGCTCGCCGCTCTGGCGTTTCCGGTCCTGTGGCACCTGCGCGCGTCATCTTCACAGAAATCGAAGGCCGCAACCGATGCCGTCGAACGTCCTCTCCATCGCATCCTGACCTCCCCCCGATATCTGCTTGCGATCGCGAGTGGGGTCGTCTCCTATGGTCTGATGACCTTCGTAATGACGGCGTCCCCGGTCGCCATGGTCGGACATGGCCACTCCATCGACCAGGCGGCGCTTGGAATCCAATGGCACATCCTTGCCATGTATGGTCCTTCATTCATCACGGGCCGCCTTATGGTCCGGTTCGGCAAGGAGCGCGTCGCAGCCGTCGGGCTTCTCTTGATCGGCTGCTCGGCCGCCGTCGCACTCTCCGGTTTCGACATCGCCCATTTCTGGGTCTCGCTGGTACTCCTGGGGATCGGCTGGAACTTCGGCTTCATCGGCGCAACGTCGATGGTCGCCGACTGCCATACCCCCGCGGAACGGAGCAAGGTCCAGGGTGCAAACGACTTCCTCGTCTTCGGGACCGTCGCTTGCGCTTCTTTCTTCTCCGGGTCGCTCCTTCACAGCTCGGGATGGGAGACAATCAACTGGATTGTTCTGCCAGCGGTGGCTCTGGTTTTGGTACCTCTCGTTTGGCGCGGAGCCAGTGATGGGGGGCGTTGA
- a CDS encoding TetR/AcrR family transcriptional regulator — MSPKKEQLILIATDLFSRHGFHPVGIDRILAEAGVARMTLYNHFPGKDDLIAAVLDRRYHDIMASLRACVEPMASAKEQLRAIFAWHEAWFGTPQFSGCLFERALAEFGTDYPKISTVAIQYKKTMMAWMADMLKALLPEPATARIASILMILLDGATIDARAFHDPTIATKAWNAAEAVIEQEILVSMKPV, encoded by the coding sequence ATGAGCCCGAAAAAAGAGCAACTTATCCTCATTGCGACCGACCTGTTTTCAAGGCACGGCTTTCATCCGGTCGGCATAGACCGCATTCTGGCTGAAGCCGGTGTTGCCCGCATGACGCTCTACAACCATTTCCCCGGCAAGGATGATCTCATTGCCGCCGTACTCGATCGTCGCTATCACGACATCATGGCCAGTCTTCGGGCATGTGTTGAGCCGATGGCCTCGGCGAAGGAACAATTGAGAGCTATTTTTGCCTGGCACGAAGCATGGTTCGGCACCCCGCAATTTTCCGGCTGCCTTTTCGAGCGTGCACTTGCTGAATTCGGCACCGACTATCCAAAGATCTCTACCGTCGCCATTCAATACAAGAAAACCATGATGGCATGGATGGCCGACATGCTGAAGGCGCTTTTGCCGGAACCAGCTACTGCGCGCATCGCTTCGATCCTGATGATACTTCTGGACGGCGCGACGATCGATGCTCGCGCTTTTCATGATCCGACCATCGCGACAAAAGCATGGAACGCCGCCGAAGCCGTCATCGAGCAGGAAATACTGGTTTCGATGAAGCCGGTGTGA
- a CDS encoding helix-turn-helix domain-containing protein encodes MHSTLMFNFSTLNFPEKDRFHAWVSDNHCDCVLRDDAPIAFDAEASGAALGPLILSTRRWLNQARPSAYEVNRTERHIRSDGQDFFRFTLMVSGQFLCRWTTDQPIKSAGDLFVLDAAQVNQGMVAAGEVISLVVPRDLLPSRTQLLHGLTLAGGVGRLLGDHLLSLSRNLESLGEHEVPYVVQSTLQLLTAAVSLTPDTVVEAASPIKDALFNRILRYIDAHLLDANLTPDRICRDVGLSRAKLYQLFEGSGGVMRQIQRRRLHRAYQMLADPNRPQPHIAEIAWRHGFSNEKYFYRLFKAEFGHTPGDTLENIRAGSSLKHIAAHRHREHDNRPLGWTLPFGVPGN; translated from the coding sequence ATGCATTCGACCTTGATGTTTAATTTCTCGACGCTCAACTTTCCTGAAAAAGATCGGTTCCACGCTTGGGTCAGCGACAATCACTGCGATTGCGTATTGCGGGATGACGCCCCCATCGCGTTCGACGCTGAAGCAAGCGGTGCGGCTCTCGGTCCTCTTATCCTGTCCACCAGGCGGTGGCTCAATCAGGCACGGCCCTCTGCCTATGAGGTCAATCGAACAGAGCGACATATACGAAGCGACGGCCAGGATTTCTTTCGTTTCACATTGATGGTGAGCGGCCAATTCTTGTGCCGATGGACCACTGATCAACCCATAAAATCGGCCGGTGATCTTTTCGTTCTTGATGCTGCTCAGGTGAACCAAGGCATGGTTGCCGCCGGTGAAGTAATCTCTTTGGTGGTGCCGAGAGATCTCCTGCCGAGCCGTACCCAGCTTTTGCACGGGCTGACTCTCGCAGGTGGCGTTGGTCGTCTCCTTGGAGACCACCTCCTTTCGTTGTCGCGAAACCTTGAAAGCCTGGGCGAGCACGAAGTCCCCTATGTCGTTCAATCAACCTTGCAGCTTTTGACCGCCGCGGTTTCGCTGACGCCGGATACCGTCGTTGAAGCGGCCAGCCCGATAAAAGATGCACTCTTCAATCGGATCCTGCGCTACATCGATGCGCATCTGCTGGATGCCAATCTTACGCCCGATCGCATTTGCCGGGACGTCGGCCTGTCGCGCGCAAAACTCTATCAGCTGTTCGAAGGCAGCGGCGGTGTCATGCGGCAAATACAGCGCAGGAGACTGCATCGTGCCTACCAAATGCTGGCAGATCCCAATCGGCCGCAGCCTCATATCGCCGAGATCGCCTGGCGACATGGCTTCTCGAACGAGAAATATTTCTACCGCCTGTTCAAAGCCGAATTCGGTCACACTCCCGGTGACACTTTGGAGAATATTCGCGCCGGCTCCTCGCTGAAACACATCGCTGCTCATCGCCATCGGGAGCATGATAATCGGCCTTTGGGCTGGACCTTGCCTTTCGGCGTACCCGGCAATTGA
- a CDS encoding DUF4344 domain-containing metallopeptidase: MMNFALRLCRSRKMFFALALLLAFPFSASIQPALAQSSNRDAARPDLESAGSIEDALNIWERRLTQEGLILLGYYNGFADGSYGPSGRNAIASYQRDHNRPATGKLSAQDALELGRTALDLRKQLQWRTLDNSLTGMTISYPADLLTQRQGNKLGGETLQTEDGAVALKTARFANSGPGDIDAVYQNLASEQGSTITYQLKRQNWFIISGTVGDRKFYSRFEQRGNEIRGYDLSWNGDKNSKIIENISVLISNGFYPFGGNPADGDPSYPTLTKLADLASAGGQGSASNGNASADSSTERQAQSQQDNGSADGQTAQAGDNDGLTEQKDGALPPPSDGSLVTSDGKGLRFVYHYFPPEDPKLNYAYKWAVDTHLFLNIPEIDGLDGLFVTPRPLHYVTRQCDTVNAFYNKKNGAVFLCYEMIDSLLQMGKALSKGASDPEALTIEFVKDNLRFILLHESGHALIDLLDIPAVGREEDSVDQLAAVLLLSHVDDNETKNDIARVLQLASVWFKVNSQSSSTPDTASFADEHSLDAQRYFNLLCMVYGLDPANNSPIVDNGMLPKERAARCPDEASKINRSWARLMLPHFSPRFQPKSDDSSGNQQNAATSQQPTGDNPLEWDGKANPFGK, from the coding sequence ATGATGAATTTCGCCTTGAGGCTTTGCCGTTCCAGGAAAATGTTCTTCGCCCTGGCTCTTCTCCTGGCCTTTCCATTCTCCGCATCGATCCAGCCTGCCTTGGCGCAATCTTCAAACCGGGATGCCGCTCGGCCGGATCTCGAAAGCGCCGGTTCGATCGAGGATGCGCTCAACATTTGGGAGAGGCGGCTCACGCAGGAGGGGCTCATTCTGCTCGGCTACTATAACGGCTTTGCCGACGGCTCTTACGGGCCGAGTGGCCGCAACGCGATTGCGAGCTATCAGCGCGATCATAACCGTCCGGCGACGGGCAAGCTTTCCGCCCAGGACGCGCTCGAATTAGGTAGAACAGCGCTTGACCTGCGCAAGCAATTGCAATGGCGCACGCTGGACAATTCTCTGACGGGCATGACGATTTCCTACCCTGCGGACCTGCTGACCCAAAGGCAGGGCAACAAGCTCGGCGGAGAGACCCTGCAGACGGAGGATGGCGCCGTCGCGCTGAAGACGGCCCGTTTTGCCAATAGTGGCCCGGGCGACATCGATGCAGTCTATCAAAACCTTGCCAGCGAGCAGGGCAGCACGATCACCTACCAGCTCAAGCGTCAGAACTGGTTCATCATCTCCGGCACGGTCGGTGACCGAAAATTCTATTCGCGCTTCGAACAGAGAGGCAATGAGATCCGCGGTTATGATCTTAGCTGGAACGGCGACAAGAACAGCAAGATCATCGAAAACATCTCCGTGTTGATCTCCAACGGTTTTTATCCGTTCGGAGGAAATCCAGCCGACGGCGATCCGAGCTATCCGACATTGACGAAACTTGCGGATCTCGCAAGCGCCGGTGGCCAAGGATCTGCTTCAAATGGCAATGCCTCGGCAGACAGTTCGACCGAGAGGCAGGCTCAGTCGCAGCAGGACAATGGTTCGGCTGACGGTCAGACGGCGCAGGCTGGCGACAATGACGGACTTACGGAACAGAAGGATGGGGCGCTTCCACCGCCCTCCGACGGTTCGTTGGTGACATCGGACGGCAAGGGATTGCGTTTCGTCTATCACTATTTTCCGCCGGAAGACCCAAAGCTGAATTACGCCTACAAATGGGCCGTCGATACCCACCTCTTTTTGAATATCCCCGAAATCGACGGTCTCGACGGACTTTTCGTGACACCGCGTCCACTGCACTACGTCACGCGGCAATGCGATACGGTCAATGCATTTTACAACAAGAAGAACGGCGCGGTTTTTCTCTGCTACGAGATGATCGACAGTCTTCTGCAGATGGGCAAGGCACTCTCGAAAGGCGCATCGGACCCGGAGGCGTTGACGATCGAGTTCGTCAAGGACAATCTCCGCTTTATCCTGTTGCACGAATCCGGCCACGCCTTGATCGACCTGCTGGATATTCCTGCGGTCGGTCGCGAAGAGGATTCCGTCGACCAACTCGCCGCAGTCCTGTTGCTTTCGCATGTCGACGATAATGAAACCAAGAACGATATTGCGCGCGTTCTCCAGTTGGCGTCCGTCTGGTTCAAGGTCAACAGCCAATCGTCGAGCACGCCGGATACAGCGTCGTTTGCCGACGAGCATTCGCTCGATGCGCAGCGCTACTTCAACCTGCTCTGCATGGTCTATGGCCTTGATCCGGCAAACAACAGTCCGATTGTTGACAATGGCATGCTGCCGAAAGAACGGGCAGCCCGCTGCCCCGACGAGGCTTCCAAGATCAATCGTTCCTGGGCGCGGTTGATGCTCCCGCATTTCTCGCCGAGATTCCAACCGAAATCTGATGACAGCAGTGGCAACCAGCAGAACGCGGCTACCTCACAGCAACCGACAGGCGACAATCCGCTAGAATGGGACGGCAAGGCCAACCCGTTCGGCAAATAA